One genomic window of Solanum stenotomum isolate F172 chromosome 9, ASM1918654v1, whole genome shotgun sequence includes the following:
- the LOC125876384 gene encoding uncharacterized protein LOC125876384: MAINTECTSPSPPPPRIGKIGPYTVFMTPPATPKSGSTELPPPVQLQPVQTPPVQVVDKSCPVWSPPMQYDKPSHSSFGFFWNAVAKVQNAHASLDEQVAYWFGLNQSKYQWALDDYYESKNINQAEEKAKVVASKLENV; encoded by the exons ATGGCCATTAACACTGAATGtacttctccttctcctcctcctccgaGGATCGGTAAGATCGGGCCATACACGGTTTTCATGACCCCTCCAGCCACACCCAAATCCGGTTCTACCGAGCTACCACCACCAGTTCAGCTGCAACCGGTTCAAACACCACCGGTTCAGGTGGTCGATAAGTCATGTCCGGTTTGGTCTCCTCCAATGCAGTATGATAAACCCTCTCACTCTTCTTTTGGGTTTTTCTGGAACGCTGTCGCTAAAGTTCAAAATG CTCATGCGAGTTTGGATGAACAAGTGGCATACTGGTTTGGATTGAATCAGTCGAAGTATCAGTGGGCATTAGATGATTACTATGAGAGCAAAAATATT AACCAGGCCGAAGAAAAAGCAAAAGTCGTAGCTAGTAAATTAGAGAATGTATGA
- the LOC125876389 gene encoding uncharacterized protein LOC125876389, with translation MAYVDHAFSISDEDMMMEGSHADNNRGPIKEIALAVSLLVFGTLAIFLGIFMAINKVGGDTAHGLFFAVLGGVLFIPGFYYTRIAYYAYKGYKGFSFSNIPPV, from the exons ATGGCGTATGTCGATCATGCTTTCTCAATTTCCGATGAGGATATGATGATGGAAGGTTCTCATGCCGATAACAATCGTGGACCCATTAAAGAGATCGCTCTTGCTGTTTCCCTTCTTGTATTTGGTACCCTCGCTATTTTTCTAGGTATTTTCATGGCAATCAATAAGGTCGGTGGCGATACAGCTCATG GGCTTTTTTTTGCTGTACTCGGTGGAGTTCTGTTTATACCAGGGTTCTACTATACAAGGATTGCATACTATGCTTACAAGGGTTATAAAGGTTTCTCTTTTTCCAATATACCTCCTGTCTAG